A genome region from Deltaproteobacteria bacterium RIFCSPHIGHO2_02_FULL_44_16 includes the following:
- a CDS encoding nucleoside-diphosphate kinase produces MKAERTLAMIKPDAVEKGVIAEIIKRIEDANLKIVGLKMHHLSKQRVEGFYAVHKTKPFFNALTTYMASGPSIALVLEGEKAISTWRTVMGATNPEEAQEGTIRGDFGTNIERNAVHGSDASDTATFEISYFFDDSDLVEYEWV; encoded by the coding sequence ATGAAGGCCGAACGTACGTTAGCCATGATTAAGCCAGATGCAGTCGAAAAGGGAGTTATTGCCGAAATTATAAAGCGCATCGAAGATGCGAATCTCAAAATTGTCGGTTTGAAAATGCATCATCTTTCGAAACAACGTGTAGAAGGATTTTATGCTGTTCATAAAACCAAACCTTTTTTTAATGCATTAACCACGTATATGGCGTCTGGTCCTTCTATCGCTCTTGTTCTCGAAGGTGAGAAAGCGATTTCCACATGGCGAACTGTCATGGGAGCTACAAATCCAGAAGAAGCTCAAGAAGGGACCATTCGTGGTGATTTCGGAACCAATATTGAACGCAATGCAGTTCACGGTTCTGATGCTTCCGATACCGCAACGTTTGAAATTTCTTATTTCTTTGATGACAGTGATCTTGTTGAATACGAATGGGTTTAG